The proteins below come from a single Candidatus Omnitrophota bacterium genomic window:
- the fmt gene encoding methionyl-tRNA formyltransferase translates to MKIIFFGTSNFALPALKALIDSGHEVALLVTQPDRKSGRNLAISPPPTKVFALSRGVTVYQPEDASGSESIERLKKVGPDIFVVVSFGQILKREVLSIPKLYAVNLHGSLLPGYRGAAPTNRAVMNGDEITGVTVIRMNERMDEGDIMAEKEVGIGPEDTNITLSEKLSEAGAILLVDTLRLIEDGKAHFEKQDPEKATYAPKLRKEEGLIRWDEPAAAIHNKVRGLIPWPGAYTHYGRKTLKILKTALSDASSDGVAPGEVIASGESTGIVVATGSGAIKITHLQVEGKKVLDSAAFLRGHRLSKGTRFE, encoded by the coding sequence ATGAAGATCATATTTTTCGGCACGTCCAATTTCGCGCTTCCGGCGCTGAAGGCGCTGATCGATTCGGGTCATGAGGTAGCTTTGCTCGTGACGCAGCCGGACAGGAAGAGCGGCAGGAACCTCGCGATATCGCCTCCGCCGACAAAGGTCTTTGCCCTCTCCAGGGGCGTTACCGTCTATCAGCCGGAAGACGCCTCCGGGTCGGAGTCGATAGAGCGTCTTAAAAAAGTCGGCCCAGACATATTCGTCGTCGTATCTTTCGGTCAGATACTGAAAAGGGAGGTCCTCTCGATACCGAAATTGTACGCCGTTAACCTGCACGGGTCGCTCCTTCCCGGATACAGGGGCGCCGCGCCGACGAACAGGGCCGTCATGAACGGCGATGAGATCACCGGTGTCACCGTGATACGCATGAATGAGCGTATGGACGAAGGCGACATAATGGCGGAGAAGGAAGTAGGTATAGGTCCGGAAGATACAAATATCACCTTGAGCGAGAAGCTGTCCGAGGCAGGGGCCATCTTATTGGTCGACACATTACGGCTGATAGAGGACGGGAAGGCGCATTTCGAAAAGCAGGACCCTGAGAAGGCGACCTACGCGCCCAAGCTGAGAAAAGAGGAGGGTCTCATACGCTGGGACGAGCCGGCGGCGGCCATCCATAATAAGGTCCGCGGCCTCATCCCGTGGCCCGGCGCTTACACCCATTACGGCCGGAAGACGCTCAAGATATTGAAGACCGCTCTTTCGGACGCCTCATCAGACGGAGTGGCCCCCGGCGAGGTCATCGCCTCCGGCGAGAGCACAGGGATAGTAGTTGCTACCGGTTCGGGCGCGATAAAGATCACGCATCTCCAGGTCGAGGGCAAGAAGGTCCTCGACTCCGCCGCCTTCCTCCGCGGCCACCGCCTCTCCAAAGGTACACGATTCGAGTAA
- the priA gene encoding primosomal protein N', protein MDVETEDRKKTFAEVAVALPMDRTFHYSIPDEMLGDIAVGKRVFVPFQTRTVVGYVVGLTGDPGVKDLKAIVKVIDREPLINEEMLKLTRWIKDNYFCSWGDAIEAAVPAGIKKGKEEIGSTIKDLHIDTSQWAASLPHVLTDEQDKALKALRESIEKREHKTFLLHGITASGKTEIYLQAITLILSAGKGVIMLVPEISLTPQTIERFVSRFGDLVAVIHSKLTPAKKFLEWKKIKEGRARIVVGARSAIFSPVAGLGLIIIDEEHETSYKQEDVPRYHAREVAEERARLNNCPLVLGTATPSLESYYKAKHGEYKLIRLTKRIEERLLPKVKIVDMRMEVATKKRIAIFSKVLLDAIDKTLKEKKQAIIFLNRRGFSTFLNCKACGFVMKCRRCDTTLVYHFEEKRLVCHYCNYTAEPPDICPKCRSSYIKYFGLGTEKVESEISHSFPAVHLARMDSDTTQKAGSHDRILGTFKSGSVNILVGTQMIAKGLDFPMVTLVGVVSADVTLNIPDFRASERTFNLLTQVAGRAGRGEDGGEVIVQTYAPSHYAVLTAAKHDYEKFYQEEIVSRKELLFPPFVRLVKITVRARNDEMTQKAASELATAIRAEDATAKVAGPAPAPIARVRGYFRYNIVLKGKDRIAMCELLRKVLAKFKKPHGVLIAVDVDPISM, encoded by the coding sequence ATGGACGTTGAAACAGAGGACCGGAAGAAGACCTTTGCCGAAGTGGCGGTGGCCCTGCCCATGGACAGGACCTTCCATTATTCGATCCCCGATGAGATGCTCGGGGATATCGCCGTAGGGAAGAGGGTCTTCGTCCCTTTCCAGACGAGGACCGTCGTGGGATATGTGGTGGGGCTTACCGGCGACCCTGGCGTAAAGGACCTCAAGGCGATAGTCAAGGTCATAGACAGAGAGCCCCTGATAAACGAAGAGATGCTGAAGCTTACGCGATGGATAAAGGACAACTATTTCTGTTCATGGGGAGACGCCATAGAGGCGGCCGTACCGGCAGGCATAAAGAAAGGCAAGGAGGAGATAGGGTCCACGATAAAAGATCTGCATATCGATACATCCCAGTGGGCTGCCTCGCTGCCGCACGTCCTGACGGACGAGCAGGATAAGGCGTTGAAGGCATTGCGCGAATCGATAGAGAAGAGAGAGCATAAGACGTTCCTTCTCCACGGCATAACGGCAAGCGGCAAGACGGAGATATACCTCCAGGCGATCACGCTCATCCTTTCCGCGGGCAAGGGTGTCATAATGCTGGTGCCCGAGATATCGCTCACCCCGCAGACGATAGAGCGTTTCGTATCGAGGTTCGGTGACCTCGTCGCGGTCATACACTCCAAGCTCACACCCGCAAAAAAATTCCTGGAGTGGAAGAAGATAAAAGAGGGCAGGGCCAGGATAGTGGTGGGGGCGAGGTCCGCCATATTCAGCCCGGTAGCCGGCCTCGGCCTCATCATAATCGATGAGGAACATGAGACTTCATATAAACAGGAGGACGTGCCGCGCTATCATGCGCGCGAGGTTGCGGAGGAGAGGGCGCGGCTAAATAACTGCCCGCTCGTCCTGGGGACCGCCACGCCTTCGCTCGAGTCGTATTACAAGGCAAAACACGGCGAGTATAAGCTGATACGGCTGACCAAGCGTATCGAGGAACGGCTCCTCCCGAAGGTGAAGATAGTCGATATGAGGATGGAGGTCGCGACCAAGAAGAGGATAGCGATATTCTCGAAGGTCCTCCTGGACGCCATCGATAAGACGCTGAAAGAGAAGAAACAGGCGATCATATTCCTGAACAGGCGTGGATTTTCCACCTTCCTTAACTGCAAGGCGTGCGGCTTCGTAATGAAATGCAGGCGTTGTGATACGACGCTGGTCTACCACTTTGAAGAGAAGAGGCTGGTCTGCCATTATTGTAACTACACGGCGGAGCCGCCGGACATATGCCCAAAGTGCAGGAGCAGCTATATAAAGTACTTCGGTTTGGGCACGGAGAAGGTGGAATCGGAGATAAGCCACAGCTTCCCCGCCGTCCACCTGGCGAGGATGGATTCCGATACCACCCAGAAGGCCGGCTCTCACGACAGGATACTCGGGACGTTCAAATCCGGCAGCGTCAACATCCTGGTGGGTACGCAGATGATAGCGAAGGGGCTCGACTTCCCCATGGTGACGCTCGTCGGGGTCGTCTCCGCGGACGTGACGCTGAATATACCGGATTTCCGCGCGAGCGAGAGGACATTTAACCTCCTTACACAGGTCGCCGGCCGCGCCGGGAGGGGCGAGGACGGGGGAGAGGTCATAGTCCAGACGTATGCGCCGAGCCATTATGCCGTCCTCACTGCCGCCAAGCACGATTACGAGAAGTTCTACCAGGAAGAGATCGTCTCCCGTAAAGAGCTCCTCTTCCCGCCGTTCGTACGCCTAGTCAAGATCACCGTACGCGCAAGGAATGACGAGATGACGCAAAAGGCCGCCTCGGAGCTCGCGACGGCCATAAGAGCGGAAGACGCGACCGCTAAAGTGGCCGGGCCTGCCCCGGCGCCGATAGCGCGCGTCCGCGGCTACTTCAGGTATAATATAGTGCTTAAGGGGAAGGACCGGATCGCTATGTGCGAACTGCTTAGGAAGGTCCTGGCGAAGTTCAAGAAGCCGCACGGCGTGCTAATAGCCGTAGACGTAGATCCGATATCAATGTAG
- a CDS encoding glycosyltransferase, whose product MPKISVITPVHNAAHFIRRAVDSVLSQGYGDIEVIIVDDGSTDDLKEALAAYSGDGRVRCLRTEKGGVSHAVNKGMEASSGDYLAVLHADDIFRPGRIKRQVELMEKNPGYGVSYTNESYFLEGGKRVIESPYFHFGGDIFYFLKRNNFIHISSAMFRRQVLGREMLDERLKCHEDWDLFLRLSARGVRFLYIDEVLTDICVHPKSLTSDTALMDSTRHEVGMRAKRLWRDFKLTMGLTSPGGLLSIKRYLAFKISAVLAGFPYSSRYNRGTPTGILNLR is encoded by the coding sequence ATGCCTAAGATCAGCGTGATAACCCCGGTACATAATGCGGCGCATTTCATACGGCGGGCCGTCGACAGCGTCCTGTCACAGGGGTATGGCGATATCGAGGTGATAATAGTGGATGACGGTTCGACGGACGACCTGAAAGAGGCGCTGGCCGCGTATTCAGGCGATGGCCGGGTGCGCTGTTTGAGGACGGAGAAGGGAGGCGTCTCACACGCCGTGAATAAAGGCATGGAGGCATCTTCCGGAGATTATCTGGCGGTCCTGCATGCCGACGACATATTCAGGCCCGGCAGGATAAAGAGGCAGGTTGAATTGATGGAGAAGAACCCCGGATACGGCGTCTCTTACACGAACGAGAGCTACTTCCTGGAAGGCGGCAAGCGCGTAATAGAGAGCCCGTACTTCCATTTCGGCGGTGATATATTCTATTTCCTGAAACGGAATAACTTCATACACATATCGAGCGCGATGTTCAGGAGGCAGGTCCTGGGAAGAGAGATGCTTGACGAGCGGCTGAAGTGCCACGAGGACTGGGACCTATTCCTGCGCCTGTCGGCCAGAGGCGTAAGGTTCCTCTATATAGACGAGGTCCTGACCGATATATGCGTCCACCCGAAGAGCCTCACCTCCGATACGGCGCTCATGGACTCTACCAGGCATGAGGTGGGGATGCGGGCCAAAAGGTTATGGCGGGATTTTAAGCTGACGATGGGCCTTACATCGCCGGGAGGGCTTTTAAGCATTAAGCGATACCTCGCTTTCAAAATATCGGCTGTCCTTGCGGGTTTTCCTTATAGCAGCCGTTACAACAGGGGTACGCCGACCGGTATATTGAACCTACGGTGA
- a CDS encoding radical SAM protein has protein sequence MKIALLYPGITMDGFARPPERPRTGWIHHGLSHISSALKKDGHTVSLIDLRQLYGWDELPPLVKRIAPEVVGITMMSLDFDAAITSAKIIKDTDKKIRVVVGGVHPSIMPDELMGNPYIDYIFKGEAEITLPRVAGDIASGAMKSKVIQGEMPDLEKIPFEDRSLFPILEAPMVPFLKMPFITATAGRGCVYNCNFCQPAERKIFGSKVRRVSVERFMEELTMTRDRVGLNSLMIHDDCLLEDIRWVEKFLRFYGTKGFGKPFVCQSRADIIVKHPDLFRDMKRHGLALLLVGFESGSQRILDFLRKGTTVEQNYRAGAICKRLGIRVFANFILGIPTETKEEVMETVKMIEKIRPYVPSPTFYTPFPGSDLFEYCKEKDISLIKDHSDYKRDPVSPKIKGIDYEFLKEALARTRHIPLSVRIRRKIDRLKLGRFNKELIANHINVFN, from the coding sequence ATGAAGATAGCCCTGCTCTATCCCGGGATCACGATGGACGGCTTCGCCAGGCCGCCGGAGCGTCCCAGGACGGGATGGATACATCACGGCCTGTCCCATATAAGCTCTGCCCTGAAGAAGGACGGACATACCGTTTCGCTGATAGACCTGAGACAGCTTTACGGCTGGGACGAATTGCCGCCCCTTGTGAAGAGGATCGCCCCGGAGGTCGTAGGCATAACGATGATGAGCCTCGATTTCGATGCCGCGATCACATCGGCAAAGATCATAAAAGATACGGATAAAAAGATAAGGGTCGTTGTGGGAGGGGTCCACCCCAGCATCATGCCGGATGAGCTCATGGGCAATCCCTATATCGACTATATATTCAAGGGTGAGGCCGAGATCACGCTGCCCCGGGTAGCGGGCGATATCGCGTCGGGCGCCATGAAGTCAAAGGTCATACAGGGGGAGATGCCGGACCTCGAGAAGATCCCGTTCGAGGACAGGTCCCTCTTTCCCATACTGGAGGCGCCGATGGTCCCTTTCCTGAAGATGCCTTTCATAACAGCGACCGCCGGGAGAGGCTGCGTATACAATTGCAATTTTTGTCAGCCGGCCGAGCGGAAGATCTTCGGCTCCAAAGTACGGCGTGTTTCGGTCGAGCGCTTTATGGAGGAGCTCACGATGACCAGGGACAGGGTGGGCCTGAACAGCCTTATGATACACGACGATTGCCTTCTCGAGGACATAAGATGGGTGGAAAAGTTCCTCAGGTTTTATGGGACGAAAGGGTTCGGGAAACCTTTCGTCTGCCAGAGCCGGGCCGATATCATAGTGAAACACCCGGACCTCTTCAGGGACATGAAGCGCCACGGGCTGGCCCTCCTCCTGGTAGGTTTCGAGAGCGGAAGCCAGAGGATCCTCGACTTCCTGCGCAAGGGCACCACGGTAGAGCAGAATTACAGGGCGGGAGCCATCTGTAAACGGCTGGGCATAAGGGTCTTCGCGAACTTCATCCTCGGCATACCGACCGAGACGAAAGAAGAGGTGATGGAGACGGTGAAGATGATAGAGAAGATAAGACCGTACGTCCCGAGCCCGACATTCTACACGCCTTTCCCCGGAAGCGACCTCTTCGAATATTGCAAGGAGAAGGATATCTCCCTGATAAAGGACCATTCCGATTATAAGAGAGATCCCGTATCGCCCAAGATAAAGGGCATTGACTATGAATTTTTGAAAGAGGCGCTGGCCCGGACCAGGCATATACCGCTTTCGGTCAGGATAAGGCGGAAGATAGACAGGTTGAAGCTGGGCAGGTTTAACAAAGAGTTGATAGCTAACCACATAAATGTGTTCAATTGA
- a CDS encoding uracil-DNA glycosylase gives MLNAAEYDLKEILRALRSYMELEKASGVEELYFPVHAGKGDGPKPVPDELETLKKELSGCKACDLYKTRTNIVFGSGNGRARLMFVGEAPGEEEDRQALPFVGRAGQLLTRIIEAMGLKRQDVYIANVLKCRPPNNRVPLPTEILACEDNLKRQIDIIHPVVICTLGKSASQTLLRTQEPIGALRGKFREYNGIKVMPTFHPAYLLRNPSEKKTVWEDVKKIKRELEGK, from the coding sequence ATGCTTAACGCGGCGGAATATGATTTAAAGGAGATATTGCGGGCGCTCAGGTCTTACATGGAATTGGAGAAGGCCTCCGGCGTCGAAGAGTTATATTTCCCGGTTCACGCGGGGAAAGGGGATGGACCGAAACCCGTCCCGGATGAGCTCGAAACCCTTAAGAAGGAACTCTCCGGCTGCAAGGCCTGCGATCTGTATAAGACTAGGACAAACATCGTCTTCGGTTCCGGGAACGGCCGGGCGCGCCTCATGTTCGTAGGGGAGGCGCCGGGAGAAGAGGAAGACAGGCAGGCCCTGCCGTTCGTCGGCAGGGCAGGGCAGCTTCTCACCAGGATAATAGAGGCGATGGGCTTGAAGCGCCAGGATGTCTACATAGCAAACGTCCTTAAGTGCAGGCCCCCGAATAACAGGGTCCCGTTGCCCACCGAGATACTGGCCTGCGAAGATAACCTTAAGAGGCAGATAGATATCATACATCCCGTTGTGATATGCACCCTCGGGAAGTCCGCGAGCCAGACGCTCCTGAGGACGCAGGAGCCGATCGGCGCATTGAGGGGGAAGTTCCGCGAGTATAACGGGATAAAGGTCATGCCTACGTTCCACCCCGCCTATCTCCTGAGGAACCCTTCGGAGAAGAAGACCGTGTGGGAAGATGTCAAAAAGATAAAGAGAGAGCTTGAAGGGAAATAG